The proteins below come from a single Candidatus Methylomirabilis tolerans genomic window:
- a CDS encoding transcriptional regulator produces the protein NDQVTRQWHLLRRLEGSTGATIQELADSLPRELPKHLRTIRRDLAALEAAGFPLLTERTEGQVRWRLMDGYRRIPAIAFSPTELMALTFSRDLLKPLDGTQIKGALDSALDKAATALPPQGQGYVRQLRGFFSVGLGSHKLYRQHQETIDRITDAIAHLRTLQMRYYAASRNATTRREVDPYRLWYAGGALYLIAYCHLRRQVRMFAVDRIRSLTVTDRPYQIPLGFDVETYVQDALVVMTGKPVTVELLFGKSAAPWVKDRVWHPSQTLTPLRGGRLRMTLSVADTPELVGWILSFGGKVRVLEPAALTARVRDEARRILSGTLA, from the coding sequence AACGATCAGGTCACCCGTCAGTGGCATCTGCTTCGAAGGTTAGAGGGCTCGACAGGGGCAACGATCCAAGAGCTCGCTGACTCCCTGCCTCGCGAGCTGCCGAAGCATCTCCGCACTATCCGACGCGACCTTGCCGCCCTAGAGGCCGCCGGCTTTCCGCTCCTCACCGAACGGACAGAGGGGCAGGTTCGCTGGAGGTTGATGGATGGCTATCGGCGCATCCCCGCCATTGCGTTTTCGCCGACTGAGCTCATGGCGCTGACGTTCAGCCGTGACCTGCTGAAACCCCTCGACGGAACCCAGATCAAGGGCGCCCTTGACTCCGCCCTTGATAAGGCCGCCACTGCCCTGCCGCCGCAAGGGCAGGGCTATGTGCGGCAGTTGCGGGGCTTCTTCTCGGTTGGACTGGGTTCGCATAAGCTTTACCGTCAGCACCAGGAGACCATTGATCGCATCACAGACGCCATTGCCCACCTGCGCACCCTTCAGATGCGATACTACGCCGCCTCACGTAACGCCACAACCCGCCGGGAGGTCGACCCCTATCGCCTCTGGTACGCGGGCGGGGCCTTGTACCTGATCGCCTACTGTCACCTCCGTCGGCAGGTGCGCATGTTCGCGGTAGACCGGATTCGTTCCCTGACCGTCACCGATCGCCCCTACCAGATCCCGCTCGGCTTCGATGTTGAGACCTACGTGCAGGATGCGCTGGTGGTCATGACGGGGAAGCCGGTCACGGTCGAGCTGCTGTTCGGCAAGTCCGCCGCCCCCTGGGTAAAGGATCGGGTGTGGCACCCAAGTCAGACTCTGACGCCCCTGAGGGGTGGGCGCTTAAGGATGACCCTCTCGGTAGCGGACACGCCTGAACTGGTCGGATGGATTCTGAGCTTCGGCGGCAAGGTCCGGGTACTCGAACCCGCCGCCCTTACAGCGAGGGTGCGGGATGAGGCCCGGCGGATTCTCAGCGGGACGCTTGCGTAA